One window from the genome of bacterium BMS3Abin08 encodes:
- the trkA gene encoding trk system potassium uptake protein TrkA → MRVIVIGAGEVGYHISRFLSREQDLDVVVVDTDREKLSRISEELDIAVLEGEGGSPKVLKEAGADNADILLAVTNSDETNMISCLVAKALFNVKRKIARIRNDEYYSNSTLLSDANLQINPAINPELESAKAIIRIIEAPFAYNVEEFEEGIIKVIGFKVKEDSIIAGKTLIEFRESIKEKVLIGIIQREDRAIIPKGKDRIKPNDIIYLPIHMNDIDRVASIIDGAIRDVKNIMIVGGGRIGYHIARTMEKGNVTVKLIEKSPDRCKFLSKNLDRTVVLNGDGADRSLLEEENIGDMDVYAAITNNEELNIMSSLLAKRMGVKKVISVVNRTEYLPLAHSLGIEVVISPRIITASSILRYVRRGDILSLTAIAEDMGEIIEAGVSAQSKLANKTLSEADIPKSALIGAIIRDDEIIIPGGEDIIRKGDRLIIFALQESIKRIENLLL, encoded by the coding sequence ATGAGAGTGATTGTAATAGGAGCCGGAGAGGTTGGCTACCATATTTCCAGGTTCCTCTCAAGGGAACAGGACCTCGATGTAGTCGTTGTTGATACCGACAGGGAAAAACTGAGCCGGATCAGCGAAGAACTCGATATTGCCGTCCTTGAAGGTGAAGGCGGCTCTCCCAAGGTCTTAAAGGAGGCTGGTGCCGACAACGCGGACATCCTCCTTGCGGTGACCAACAGTGATGAGACAAACATGATCTCCTGTCTCGTTGCCAAGGCCCTGTTCAATGTGAAGAGAAAGATAGCAAGGATACGGAACGATGAGTATTATTCCAACAGCACCCTCCTCTCCGATGCCAATCTCCAGATAAACCCTGCCATAAATCCTGAACTGGAATCAGCAAAGGCGATTATAAGGATAATAGAGGCCCCTTTTGCTTATAACGTTGAAGAATTTGAAGAGGGCATTATCAAGGTAATCGGGTTCAAGGTCAAAGAAGACTCGATAATTGCCGGTAAGACGCTGATTGAATTTCGTGAAAGCATAAAGGAAAAGGTACTTATCGGGATAATTCAGAGAGAAGACCGGGCTATAATACCGAAGGGAAAGGACAGGATAAAACCCAACGATATAATATACCTCCCCATACATATGAATGACATCGACAGGGTGGCGTCCATAATTGACGGCGCCATCAGGGATGTCAAAAATATAATGATAGTCGGCGGCGGGAGGATCGGTTACCACATTGCAAGGACAATGGAAAAGGGGAATGTGACGGTTAAACTCATAGAAAAGAGCCCCGATCGTTGTAAGTTTCTCTCAAAAAACCTCGATCGAACCGTTGTACTCAACGGTGACGGTGCAGACCGGAGTTTACTGGAAGAAGAGAACATCGGCGATATGGACGTCTATGCTGCAATCACAAATAATGAGGAGTTGAATATCATGTCTTCACTCCTGGCAAAAAGAATGGGCGTTAAAAAGGTGATTAGCGTCGTAAACCGCACCGAGTACCTGCCCCTTGCACACAGTCTTGGTATTGAAGTGGTAATAAGTCCGAGGATAATTACCGCGAGTTCCATCCTCAGGTATGTAAGGAGAGGAGACATTCTCAGCCTTACCGCAATAGCTGAAGACATGGGCGAGATTATTGAGGCCGGTGTAAGCGCACAGTCAAAGCTCGCAAACAAAACATTATCAGAGGCCGATATTCCAAAATCCGCTCTTATAGGGGCGATAATACGTGATGATGAGATAATCATTCCAGGTGGTGAAGATATAATTAGAAAAGGCGACAGGCTGATAATCTTTGCCCTTCAGGAATCCATTAAAAGAATAGAGAACTTGCTTTTATAA
- the tatAd_1 gene encoding sec-independent protein translocase protein TatAd codes for MFGLGMPELIVVLVIALVVFGPSKLPSLGKSIGEAIRGFKKTLEEEPLKEDEKTEKTEKIIQ; via the coding sequence ATGTTTGGACTCGGTATGCCGGAATTGATAGTAGTATTGGTTATTGCCCTGGTGGTCTTTGGACCAAGCAAACTCCCCTCACTGGGGAAAAGCATTGGAGAAGCAATACGAGGATTTAAGAAAACTCTTGAAGAAGAACCGCTGAAAGAGGATGAAAAAACAGAAAAAACTGAAAAGATTATTCAATAG
- the ftsH4 gene encoding ATP-dependent zinc metalloprotease FtsH 4, whose translation MSWDVLEATSPEICASKIFEVSGTKLDPHIAADLWPKILQHKWLLSEKLGRDVGLKTACIDFLENMEQAVKEYMAYKRRDILAEMGAQTISREIWDTISDSQPPKQLVQRRIILPLKEENLSKKHNVIPPKTIIFFGPPGTGKTHFVKAIAGILSWWYIEILPSMLMVDGVEKIGAHLHEVLEKARNLEEVVIFIDEFEEIAASRDTASLVDKSITNEFLKQVPLLKNEGNKVLLMCATNYIRQLDTALLRPGRFDCIIPVGGLDEDGRKTILKHYLSKLNVGEIDLDRIVNMTSRFTPADIEYLFQQVAQFAFEQEYATKQDYRVTEDTFDQLLPKIRPSLTEEVIEEFRKDCITYSRS comes from the coding sequence ATGAGTTGGGATGTATTGGAGGCAACATCACCGGAGATATGTGCAAGTAAAATCTTTGAGGTCAGCGGCACAAAACTTGATCCTCATATCGCCGCTGACCTATGGCCTAAAATATTGCAACATAAATGGCTCCTGTCTGAAAAACTCGGTCGCGATGTAGGACTGAAAACCGCATGCATCGACTTTCTCGAAAACATGGAGCAAGCCGTCAAGGAATATATGGCTTACAAACGAAGGGATATTTTGGCTGAGATGGGTGCTCAGACCATCAGCAGAGAAATATGGGATACCATATCTGATTCCCAGCCCCCGAAGCAGCTGGTTCAACGGAGGATTATTCTTCCCCTGAAGGAGGAGAACCTTTCTAAAAAGCACAATGTAATTCCTCCAAAGACCATCATTTTCTTTGGACCTCCCGGCACCGGTAAGACTCATTTTGTCAAGGCAATAGCAGGCATCCTGTCGTGGTGGTACATCGAAATATTGCCAAGCATGCTCATGGTGGATGGTGTGGAGAAAATCGGCGCTCATTTGCATGAGGTGCTGGAAAAGGCGCGTAATCTTGAAGAGGTGGTTATTTTTATTGACGAGTTCGAAGAAATAGCGGCGAGCCGTGATACGGCGAGCCTGGTTGACAAGTCCATTACCAACGAATTTCTCAAACAGGTTCCGTTGCTCAAAAATGAGGGGAACAAGGTCCTGCTCATGTGCGCCACAAACTATATCCGCCAGTTGGATACTGCGCTGCTCCGACCGGGAAGGTTCGATTGTATTATTCCGGTTGGCGGGTTGGATGAAGATGGACGAAAAACCATATTGAAACACTACCTGTCAAAACTCAATGTAGGTGAAATCGATCTGGATCGTATTGTCAATATGACATCTCGATTTACCCCTGCGGATATTGAATATCTCTTCCAGCAGGTTGCCCAGTTTGCCTTTGAACAGGAATATGCCACCAAGCAGGATTACCGGGTTACCGAGGACACCTTCGATCAACTACTGCCGAAAATTCGTCCATCTCTGACCGAAGAAGTCATTGAAGAGTTCCGGAAGGACTGTATCACTTATTCCCGGAGCTGA
- a CDS encoding sodium Bile acid symporter family protein, whose amino-acid sequence MIGDTGKKVIMARLSTKDKEKPFILIGAIFVGILLNRVIGGVMQEIYGLVNVGLFFVIFAIMTFVEIKDVGRAFTKVKPTALALLTNFLITPFFAWFLGWLFLRNYPDLWAGVILYKLTPCIGWYLIFIDLADGDVPWGVSLLPWNLVLQILLLPVYLWLLVGKIVPIDALLVIKSVGVFLFLPFIFGYIARLLLIRWKGRKWTYGPFKNAMGEVKLWALVFVIIGIFASQGTIEVNDLGRIALIIFVIAIFFISLFLIGLAVGYKFRLGYKDTTTLIFTTTARNSEAVIGVAAAAFPGHPLVLFAILIGPVVELPVLVLLSRILLALRKQWKWEDI is encoded by the coding sequence ATGATAGGAGATACAGGAAAGAAGGTTATCATGGCAAGGCTTTCAACAAAAGACAAAGAAAAACCGTTTATCCTTATCGGTGCGATTTTTGTTGGTATTCTGCTTAACAGGGTAATCGGCGGTGTGATGCAGGAGATTTACGGTTTAGTCAACGTGGGTCTGTTCTTCGTTATTTTTGCTATTATGACCTTTGTAGAAATCAAGGATGTCGGCCGAGCCTTTACCAAAGTTAAGCCAACGGCGCTGGCACTGCTTACCAATTTTCTCATCACACCTTTTTTTGCCTGGTTTCTGGGCTGGTTGTTTCTGCGCAACTATCCTGATTTATGGGCCGGGGTCATTCTCTACAAGCTGACCCCCTGCATCGGCTGGTACCTGATATTTATAGACCTTGCAGATGGTGACGTGCCCTGGGGGGTATCGCTCTTACCCTGGAATCTGGTACTGCAGATATTACTCCTACCGGTCTATTTATGGTTGCTGGTGGGGAAGATTGTGCCGATTGATGCACTGTTGGTTATAAAAAGCGTGGGGGTGTTTCTTTTCCTGCCATTTATTTTTGGTTATATTGCGCGTCTGCTTTTGATACGCTGGAAGGGGCGCAAGTGGACATATGGGCCATTTAAAAATGCGATGGGGGAGGTAAAACTCTGGGCACTGGTGTTTGTTATTATCGGCATCTTTGCTTCCCAGGGTACGATCGAGGTGAATGACCTGGGACGTATAGCGCTTATCATATTCGTCATAGCCATATTCTTCATCAGTCTGTTTCTGATCGGCCTGGCAGTCGGTTATAAATTCCGTCTGGGCTATAAGGATACAACCACATTAATCTTTACAACAACCGCCCGTAACTCCGAAGCAGTGATCGGTGTTGCTGCTGCAGCTTTTCCCGGTCATCCTCTGGTTTTGTTCGCAATTCTCATTGGTCCTGTTGTAGAATTACCGGTGCTTGTACTGCTTAGCAGGATTTTGCTTGCATTACGCAAGCAGTGGAAATGGGAAGATATATAA